In Arthrobacter alpinus, a single window of DNA contains:
- a CDS encoding MFS transporter, whose amino-acid sequence MSLSPTLKKSGNVTALMVALLTACVAFQLNASMLSPALVTMGEELNASQASIGLSQTWFFTAAAVFSLFLPRLSDIIGRKKVLIGMMVMMGVGSIISAMAPDITWLFVGRIIQGVSGPTVPLCLIMLHSAVKDPKKYGALMGLVTAVNGGIAGIDSFVGGYFAEHFGFRSIFWLMVAIAAVAVVLLFILAGESKPGAGTRMDWLGVLFIVIAVGALLTALNEATKLVGGITTVPLVAALALALVSIVSFMAFWKVEKVTDQPMVEIVHLRRRSTWAPLLTTMLTMTGIFAVINGIVPAYVQAVDPGFNIGATQMSLLILTPYALLGWIFGPITGRLAPVIGYTKMLRIGLLGSVAALAIIAFLGLHSLPMMITGTVLLGIMYAGTVNIMLNGLGVVLSPEGNPGFLPGMNAGAFNLGAGLSFLVLPAILVATAPLGGQGSYVTVVVVAMIITAAAFAASLLVPKPVAAEVAS is encoded by the coding sequence ATGAGCTTGTCGCCAACCCTGAAGAAGTCCGGCAACGTCACAGCCCTCATGGTGGCATTGCTAACGGCCTGCGTGGCCTTCCAGCTCAACGCCTCAATGCTCAGCCCCGCCCTGGTCACCATGGGCGAGGAACTCAACGCCAGCCAGGCCTCGATTGGCCTGTCCCAAACCTGGTTCTTCACGGCGGCCGCCGTCTTTTCCTTGTTCCTGCCCCGCCTGAGTGACATCATCGGGCGCAAGAAGGTTCTCATCGGCATGATGGTCATGATGGGTGTTGGCTCCATCATTTCCGCCATGGCACCAGACATCACGTGGCTCTTTGTTGGCCGCATCATCCAGGGCGTCAGCGGACCCACGGTTCCGCTCTGCCTGATCATGCTCCATTCCGCCGTGAAGGATCCCAAGAAGTACGGCGCACTCATGGGCCTGGTCACCGCTGTCAACGGTGGGATCGCAGGCATTGACTCCTTCGTTGGCGGCTACTTTGCCGAACACTTTGGTTTCCGCAGCATCTTCTGGCTCATGGTGGCCATCGCGGCTGTAGCGGTTGTGTTGCTGTTCATTCTTGCCGGGGAAAGCAAGCCCGGCGCCGGAACCCGCATGGACTGGCTTGGCGTCCTGTTCATCGTCATAGCCGTGGGTGCACTGCTTACCGCCCTGAACGAGGCCACCAAGTTGGTTGGCGGCATCACCACCGTCCCGCTCGTGGCGGCGCTGGCCCTGGCTTTGGTTTCCATTGTCTCCTTCATGGCCTTCTGGAAGGTGGAAAAGGTCACCGACCAGCCCATGGTGGAAATTGTTCACCTTCGACGCCGCTCCACCTGGGCTCCGCTGCTAACCACCATGCTGACCATGACGGGCATCTTCGCCGTCATCAACGGCATTGTGCCCGCCTATGTTCAAGCGGTCGACCCCGGTTTCAACATCGGTGCCACGCAGATGAGCCTGCTGATCCTCACCCCGTATGCCCTCCTTGGCTGGATCTTTGGACCCATCACCGGACGCCTCGCCCCCGTAATTGGCTACACGAAGATGCTCCGCATCGGCCTGTTGGGAAGCGTTGCGGCCCTGGCCATCATCGCTTTCCTGGGCCTGCACAGCCTGCCCATGATGATCACCGGAACGGTCTTGCTGGGCATCATGTACGCCGGTACCGTGAACATCATGCTCAACGGTCTTGGCGTGGTGCTCTCCCCCGAAGGAAATCCCGGATTCCTGCCTGGCATGAACGCGGGAGCCTTCAACCTGGGCGCCGGGCTCAGCTTCCTGGTGCTTCCGGCCATCCTCGTGGCCACCGCGCCCCTGGGTGGACAGGGTTCCTATGTGACGGTGGTGGTGGTTGCCATGATCATCACAGCAGCAGCCTTTGCCGCCTCGTTGCTTGTACCTAAGCCTGTTGCTGCCGAGGTTGCTTCATGA
- a CDS encoding nucleoside hydrolase, whose product MSATEPRKIILDCDPGHDDAVAMLLAHGNPNIELLAVTTVVGNQTLEKVTRNALSVGTIAGITGVPFAAGCDRPLVRNIETAPDIHGESGMDGPEQPESTIELDPRHAVDLIIELVMSHEPGTITLVPTAGLTNIAMAARKEPRIVERVKEVVLMGGGYHVGNWSPVAEFNIKIDPEAAHIVFNAGWDVVMVGLDLTHQALATDEVVAAIDAVGTKPAKFVMELMDFFAKTYKDAQGFDFPPVHDPCAVAYVIDPTVMTTVKVPVDIELTGTLTLGMTVADFRAPAPADCKTSVAVTLDHKKFWDMVTDSLVRIGEVDA is encoded by the coding sequence CTGTCAGCCACAGAGCCTCGCAAGATCATTCTTGACTGCGACCCCGGCCACGACGATGCCGTAGCAATGCTGCTGGCTCACGGAAACCCCAACATTGAGCTGCTGGCAGTGACCACAGTGGTGGGAAACCAGACCCTGGAAAAAGTAACCCGCAATGCCTTGAGCGTTGGCACCATCGCTGGCATCACCGGCGTTCCCTTCGCCGCCGGCTGCGACCGGCCCCTGGTCCGCAACATTGAAACAGCACCGGATATCCACGGGGAAAGCGGCATGGACGGCCCGGAACAGCCCGAGTCCACGATCGAACTTGACCCGCGCCACGCCGTCGACCTCATCATTGAGCTTGTTATGTCCCACGAACCCGGCACCATCACCTTGGTACCCACGGCCGGATTGACCAACATCGCCATGGCCGCCCGCAAGGAACCTCGGATCGTGGAGCGCGTGAAGGAAGTTGTCCTCATGGGCGGCGGCTACCACGTGGGCAACTGGAGCCCCGTAGCCGAGTTCAACATCAAGATCGATCCCGAAGCTGCGCACATTGTGTTCAACGCTGGCTGGGACGTTGTCATGGTTGGCCTCGACCTGACACACCAGGCGCTGGCCACCGATGAGGTAGTTGCCGCGATCGACGCCGTAGGCACCAAGCCGGCCAAGTTCGTCATGGAGCTCATGGACTTCTTCGCCAAGACGTACAAGGATGCGCAGGGCTTTGACTTCCCACCCGTTCATGACCCGTGCGCCGTGGCCTACGTCATCGACCCCACTGTCATGACCACGGTGAAAGTGCCCGTTGACATTGAACTCACCGGCACGCTGACCCTGGGCATGACCGTGGCGGATTTCCGCGCCCCGGCTCCCGCAGACTGCAAGACCTCCGTAGCCGTGACACTGGACCACAAGAAGTTCTGGGACATGGTCACGGATTCACTTGTGCGTATTGGCGAGGTTGACGCATGA
- a CDS encoding LacI family DNA-binding transcriptional regulator, producing the protein MVAASAGVSAATVSLVTSGKTAGRVSAENIARVESAINELGYVVDGLGSSLAKGRSDIVILVAPDVSNPFYAKVIAGVRESIGKDFQLLLSVTDAGQTPAPSDVRRLLALRPAGLLVDAPSSAFLDELRVPDPMVLLDAAGVASDAPSVNFDVAQGARLLAEHLAALGHRKVAYLDSSTGTTTFQVRREAFAAAAAGLGLEVVATTSSTIDVGTSARAFTQAWAGWSRKGTTAVVCATDTHAYGVLQEARVAGIAVPQALAVTGFDDLPYSESSNPSLTSVHLPAFEMGRLAGKHLLALISGDEIERPDLSLEATLVVRGSTAVPAGL; encoded by the coding sequence ATGGTGGCAGCAAGTGCCGGCGTTTCCGCAGCCACGGTGTCACTCGTAACCAGTGGCAAGACGGCGGGGCGGGTCTCGGCGGAGAATATTGCCCGCGTGGAGTCCGCCATCAATGAGCTGGGCTACGTTGTTGACGGGCTGGGCAGCTCCCTGGCCAAGGGGCGCAGCGACATTGTGATCCTGGTGGCCCCGGACGTTTCCAACCCCTTCTACGCCAAGGTCATTGCCGGAGTCAGGGAGTCCATCGGCAAGGACTTCCAGCTGTTGCTTTCGGTCACCGATGCCGGGCAGACCCCCGCGCCCAGCGATGTGCGACGCTTGCTGGCCCTGCGCCCGGCGGGACTGTTGGTCGACGCGCCCAGCTCAGCGTTCCTCGATGAGCTTCGCGTGCCCGATCCCATGGTGCTGCTCGACGCCGCCGGCGTTGCCAGCGACGCTCCCTCGGTGAACTTCGACGTAGCCCAGGGAGCCCGGCTGTTGGCGGAGCACCTGGCCGCACTGGGGCACCGGAAGGTGGCGTACCTGGACAGCTCAACCGGAACCACAACCTTCCAAGTTCGCCGTGAAGCCTTTGCTGCTGCCGCGGCCGGTCTGGGTCTGGAAGTGGTGGCCACAACGTCCTCAACAATCGACGTCGGCACGTCGGCGCGGGCTTTCACGCAGGCCTGGGCAGGGTGGTCCCGGAAAGGAACCACCGCCGTCGTCTGTGCCACAGATACCCACGCCTACGGTGTTCTCCAAGAAGCGCGCGTTGCGGGGATCGCAGTTCCCCAGGCGCTCGCCGTCACGGGGTTCGATGATTTGCCATATTCGGAATCCTCCAACCCTTCGCTGACCTCGGTCCACCTGCCGGCCTTTGAAATGGGCAGGCTTGCCGGAAAGCACCTGCTGGCGCTCATCTCCGGTGATGAAATTGAACGCCCAGACCTGAGCCTGGAGGCAACTCTTGTGGTGCGCGGCTCCACAGCAGTCCCCGCAGGCCTGTGA
- the lysS gene encoding lysine--tRNA ligase produces MLVRLDKRAKLLERGEQAYPVGVGRTHTVEEIRAKYPDLEADTATGEIVGVSGRVVYVRNKGKLCFATMQSGEGTRLQVMLSLANVGEDALADWKSLVDLGDHVFFKGEVISSRTGELSIMASEWSMASKALRPLPVLHAELSEEMRVRQRYVDLIVRDDARRQVRARSAVVKAIRDTLHGEDYIELETPILQLVHGGASARPFRTHLNAFDQPMTLRIAIELYLKRAVVGGMDKVFEVGRIFRNEGVDSTHSPEFTMLEAYEAYGDQFTMAKTMQRIILAAADSLGSRVIESERGPINLDGEWPWLPVYEGLSNGVGREITPETTAEELRAIAAERDIKIDQAWDAEKLVTELFGEIVEPTLIQPTFVCDYPPSAQPLARPHRDKPNLIEAWDLIIDGRETGTAFSELIDPVIQRERLTRQSLAAAAGDPEAMALDEDFLRALEYGAPPMGGLGLGVDRLVMLFTGVGIREAILFPLMKPE; encoded by the coding sequence ATGCTTGTTCGTTTGGACAAGCGTGCCAAGCTGCTTGAGCGGGGCGAGCAGGCCTACCCGGTAGGGGTGGGTCGTACCCACACGGTTGAGGAAATTCGGGCCAAGTACCCGGATCTCGAAGCAGACACCGCCACAGGTGAAATTGTTGGCGTGAGCGGCCGCGTTGTCTATGTGCGCAACAAGGGCAAACTGTGCTTCGCCACCATGCAGTCCGGAGAAGGCACCCGCCTCCAGGTCATGCTGTCCCTGGCCAACGTTGGTGAAGACGCCCTCGCTGACTGGAAGTCCCTCGTTGACCTCGGAGACCACGTGTTCTTCAAGGGCGAGGTCATCAGCTCCCGGACCGGCGAACTCTCCATCATGGCCAGCGAGTGGTCCATGGCGTCCAAGGCACTGCGTCCGCTGCCAGTGCTGCACGCCGAACTCTCCGAAGAGATGCGCGTCCGCCAGCGCTACGTTGACTTGATTGTCCGTGACGATGCACGCCGTCAGGTGCGTGCCCGCTCCGCCGTCGTCAAGGCAATCCGTGACACCCTCCACGGCGAGGACTACATCGAGCTCGAAACACCCATCCTGCAGCTGGTCCACGGTGGCGCCTCGGCCCGCCCGTTCCGGACCCACCTAAACGCCTTCGATCAGCCCATGACCCTGCGCATCGCTATTGAGCTCTATCTTAAGCGTGCGGTAGTTGGCGGCATGGACAAGGTCTTTGAAGTTGGACGCATTTTCCGCAATGAAGGCGTTGACTCCACGCACAGCCCCGAATTCACCATGCTCGAAGCATATGAGGCATATGGTGACCAATTCACCATGGCTAAAACAATGCAGCGTATTATTCTTGCCGCCGCAGATTCCCTGGGCTCCCGTGTCATTGAAAGCGAACGCGGCCCCATCAACCTCGACGGTGAATGGCCTTGGCTGCCGGTTTACGAAGGTCTTTCCAATGGCGTAGGCCGCGAGATTACTCCGGAAACAACTGCCGAGGAACTTCGCGCAATTGCCGCAGAGCGCGATATCAAGATTGATCAGGCGTGGGATGCGGAGAAGCTAGTCACCGAACTGTTTGGTGAAATAGTTGAACCTACACTTATTCAGCCGACTTTTGTTTGCGATTACCCGCCGTCGGCCCAGCCACTGGCGCGTCCGCACCGGGATAAGCCTAATCTGATTGAAGCCTGGGACCTTATTATTGATGGTCGCGAAACCGGTACCGCATTCTCCGAACTCATTGATCCCGTTATCCAGCGTGAACGCCTCACCCGGCAGTCCCTTGCAGCCGCGGCCGGCGATCCTGAGGCCATGGCGCTCGATGAAGACTTCCTGCGTGCCCTGGAATACGGCGCACCGCCCATGGGCGGTTTGGGATTGGGTGTGGACCGCCTGGTCATGCTCTTCACAGGCGTTGGCATCCGTGAAGCAATTCTCTTCCCTTTGATGAAACCAGAGTAG
- a CDS encoding histone-like nucleoid-structuring protein Lsr2, whose translation MAQKIHVTLVDDIDQSPAEENITFGLDGINYEIDLSAENAQSLRDALSKYISSGRRVGGRAVRGRGPAAAAATKGGGDVAQIRSWARENGYDVHERGRIQAEIRDAYYAAQG comes from the coding sequence ATGGCACAGAAAATTCATGTCACACTCGTGGATGATATCGATCAGAGCCCGGCCGAGGAGAATATCACCTTCGGCTTGGACGGGATCAATTACGAGATTGACCTCTCTGCAGAAAATGCGCAGTCATTGCGCGATGCGTTGAGCAAGTACATCTCCTCCGGACGCCGTGTAGGGGGCCGCGCCGTTCGCGGACGCGGACCGGCAGCAGCCGCTGCAACAAAGGGTGGTGGCGATGTCGCCCAGATCCGCTCATGGGCCCGCGAGAATGGCTACGACGTTCACGAACGCGGCCGCATTCAAGCTGAAATTCGCGACGCTTACTACGCCGCACAGGGCTAA
- a CDS encoding ATP-dependent Clp protease ATP-binding subunit produces the protein MFERFTDRARRVVVLAQEEARMLNHNYIGTEHILLGLIHEGEGVAAKALESLNISLDGVREQVQEIIGQGQQAPSGHIPFTPRAKKVLELSLREALQLGHNYIGTEHILLGLIREGEGVAAQVLVKLGADLGRVRQQVIQLLSGYQGKEPVASGSQQPEGQPAGSVVLDQFGRNLTQAARENKLDPVIGREHEMERVMQILSRRTKNNPVLIGEPGVGKTAVVEGLAQAIVRGDVPETIKDKQLYTLDLGSLVAGSRYRGDFEERLKKVLKEIRTRGDIILFIDEIHTLVGAGAAEGAIDAASILKPMLARGELQTIGATTLDEYRKHIEKDAALERRFQPIQVPEPTVPLTIEILKGLRDRYEAHHRVSITDGALTAAATLADRYISDRFLPDKAIDLIDEAGARLRIRRMTAPPELKAMDGEIAAVKKRKEDAIDAQDFEGAASLRDDEQKLINARAEKERLWKSGGLDEISEVDEELIAEVLANSTGIPVFKLTEAESTRLLKMEEEIHKRVVGQNEAIKSISQAIRRTRSGLKDPKRPGGSFIFAGPTGVGKTELAKALAEFLFGDEDALITLDMSEYSEKHTVSRLFGAPPGYVGYEEGGQLTEKVRRRPFSVVLFDEVEKAHADLFNSLLQILEDGRLTDSQGRVVDFKNTIIIMTTNLGTRDISKSIATGFQSGSDTQTGYNRMRARVSEELKQHFRPEFLNRVDDVVVFPQLTQDEIIEIVDLMIARLEGRLADKGMGIELTPAAKVLLATKGYDPAMGARPLRRTIQREIEDHLSEKILFGELKDGDIVTVGVEGEGDDAKFTFVGTAKPHIPEAIAASA, from the coding sequence ATGTTTGAGCGATTTACTGATCGAGCCCGACGTGTTGTTGTGCTGGCCCAAGAAGAGGCCCGCATGCTCAACCACAATTACATTGGCACTGAGCACATTCTGCTCGGCCTCATCCACGAGGGTGAAGGTGTTGCCGCCAAGGCCCTGGAGTCCTTGAACATTTCCCTCGACGGTGTCCGGGAACAGGTCCAGGAAATTATTGGACAGGGACAGCAGGCCCCCAGCGGTCACATCCCGTTCACCCCGCGCGCCAAGAAGGTTCTTGAACTTTCACTGCGTGAGGCCCTGCAACTGGGCCACAACTACATCGGCACGGAGCACATCCTGCTCGGGCTGATCCGTGAAGGTGAAGGCGTTGCCGCGCAGGTGCTGGTGAAGCTTGGTGCTGATCTGGGCCGTGTGCGCCAGCAGGTCATCCAGCTGCTCTCCGGCTACCAGGGCAAGGAACCTGTCGCCAGCGGCAGCCAGCAGCCCGAAGGCCAGCCTGCAGGCTCCGTGGTCCTGGACCAGTTTGGCCGCAACCTGACCCAGGCTGCGCGCGAAAACAAGCTTGACCCTGTCATTGGGCGCGAGCACGAGATGGAACGCGTCATGCAGATCCTCTCCCGCCGCACCAAGAACAACCCTGTGCTGATCGGTGAGCCGGGTGTGGGTAAGACCGCCGTTGTTGAAGGTTTGGCTCAGGCCATTGTGCGCGGGGACGTGCCGGAAACCATCAAGGACAAGCAGCTCTACACCCTTGACTTGGGCTCCCTCGTGGCTGGTTCGCGCTACCGCGGTGACTTCGAGGAACGCCTCAAGAAGGTGCTCAAGGAAATCCGCACCCGCGGAGACATCATCTTGTTCATCGACGAGATTCACACGCTCGTTGGTGCCGGTGCCGCCGAAGGTGCCATCGACGCGGCCTCCATCCTCAAGCCCATGCTGGCTCGCGGTGAGCTGCAGACCATCGGCGCCACCACGCTGGATGAGTACCGCAAGCACATTGAGAAGGACGCCGCCCTTGAGCGCCGCTTCCAGCCCATCCAGGTGCCCGAGCCCACAGTTCCGTTGACCATTGAGATTCTCAAGGGCCTGCGTGACCGCTACGAAGCACACCACCGAGTGTCCATCACCGACGGTGCGCTGACGGCTGCTGCAACACTGGCTGACCGGTACATCTCGGATCGCTTCCTGCCGGATAAGGCCATTGACCTGATCGATGAGGCTGGTGCACGTCTGCGCATCCGCCGCATGACAGCTCCGCCGGAGCTCAAGGCCATGGACGGTGAAATTGCTGCTGTAAAGAAGCGCAAGGAAGACGCCATTGACGCCCAGGACTTTGAAGGCGCCGCCTCGCTGCGCGATGACGAGCAGAAGCTCATCAACGCCCGCGCAGAGAAGGAACGCCTGTGGAAGTCCGGAGGCCTGGATGAGATTTCTGAGGTTGATGAGGAACTCATCGCCGAGGTGCTTGCCAACTCCACCGGCATCCCGGTCTTCAAGCTGACCGAGGCCGAGTCCACGCGTCTGCTGAAGATGGAAGAAGAAATTCACAAGCGTGTTGTTGGTCAGAATGAGGCCATCAAGTCCATCTCGCAAGCCATTCGCCGTACGCGGTCGGGTCTGAAAGACCCCAAGCGTCCCGGTGGCTCGTTCATCTTTGCCGGCCCCACGGGTGTTGGTAAGACTGAGCTGGCCAAGGCACTGGCCGAGTTCCTCTTCGGAGACGAAGACGCACTCATCACGCTGGATATGTCCGAGTACTCCGAAAAGCACACGGTTTCCCGTTTGTTTGGTGCGCCTCCCGGATACGTCGGCTACGAAGAGGGTGGCCAGCTGACCGAGAAGGTCCGCCGTCGTCCGTTCTCCGTGGTTCTCTTCGACGAAGTTGAGAAGGCGCACGCCGACCTCTTCAACTCACTCCTGCAGATCCTTGAAGATGGACGTCTGACCGACAGCCAGGGCCGTGTGGTGGACTTCAAGAACACCATCATCATCATGACCACGAACCTGGGTACCCGCGACATCTCCAAGTCCATCGCCACTGGTTTCCAGTCCGGATCGGATACGCAGACCGGCTACAACCGTATGCGTGCCCGGGTCAGCGAAGAGCTCAAGCAGCACTTCCGCCCCGAGTTCCTGAACCGTGTAGATGACGTTGTGGTGTTCCCGCAGCTCACACAGGACGAGATCATCGAGATCGTTGACCTGATGATTGCTCGTTTGGAGGGCCGTTTGGCTGACAAGGGTATGGGCATCGAGCTCACACCCGCAGCCAAGGTTCTGCTCGCCACCAAGGGTTACGACCCCGCGATGGGTGCCCGGCCGTTGCGCCGCACCATCCAGCGCGAGATCGAGGACCACCTCTCCGAGAAGATCCTGTTCGGCGAGCTCAAGGACGGCGACATTGTCACCGTTGGTGTTGAGGGCGAGGGCGACGACGCCAAGTTCACTTTTGTGGGCACGGCCAAGCCGCACATCCCCGAGGCAATCGCGGCTTCTGCCTAA
- a CDS encoding amino-acid N-acetyltransferase, with the protein MTADTTAPVIVLRPARTSDVHAIKDLVAPLAEKRILISKESVTYYEAIQEFLIAEVDGEVVGCGALHVMWEDLAEIRTLATADAWQGKGVGRVIVEKLLENARVLGVSRVFCLTFEVDFFVRNNFTVMADQSAVDPAVYSELLRSADEGIAEFLDLARVKPNTLGNTRMIRQL; encoded by the coding sequence GTGACTGCTGATACAACCGCTCCCGTAATTGTCCTCCGTCCCGCCCGGACCTCTGATGTCCACGCAATCAAGGATCTGGTTGCGCCGCTGGCGGAGAAGCGAATCCTGATCTCGAAGGAATCGGTGACGTATTACGAGGCGATCCAAGAGTTTCTCATCGCCGAAGTGGACGGCGAGGTAGTGGGTTGTGGGGCGTTGCACGTCATGTGGGAGGATCTTGCAGAAATCCGGACCCTGGCAACCGCAGATGCTTGGCAGGGCAAGGGGGTTGGTCGCGTCATCGTGGAAAAGCTGTTGGAGAATGCCCGGGTACTAGGGGTCAGCAGGGTGTTCTGCCTAACCTTCGAGGTGGATTTCTTTGTTCGCAACAACTTCACCGTCATGGCAGATCAAAGCGCCGTGGACCCGGCAGTTTACTCCGAACTATTACGTTCGGCCGATGAAGGCATCGCCGAGTTCCTCGACCTGGCCCGGGTTAAACCAAACACGCTAGGCAACACGCGCATGATCCGCCAACTCTGA
- the dhaK gene encoding dihydroxyacetone kinase subunit DhaK, with product MKKLINDPRTVVDEAVEGFGQAHAEHVKVHPDPLFITRKDAPREGKVGLISGGGSGHEPLHAGYVGYGMLDAAVPGAMFTSPTPDAIIPATIAANAGAGVVHIVKNYTGDVLNFETAAEMAQAEGVEVRTVLVNDDVAVEDSLYTAGRRGVAGTVLVEKIAGAAAERGDNLDAVAAIGQRVNDNVRSMGVALSACTVPHAGVPSFELADDEIEIGIGIHGEPGRHKIPMESADGITERLLEPILADLKPVAGDKVLLFVNGMGGTPASELYIVYRHAAKLLAAAGIAVERTLVGNYITALEMQGCSISVLRLDDEMTELWDAPVNTPALRWGM from the coding sequence ATGAAAAAGCTCATAAATGATCCCAGAACAGTTGTCGATGAAGCGGTGGAAGGGTTTGGCCAGGCGCACGCGGAACACGTAAAAGTTCATCCGGATCCGCTCTTCATCACGCGCAAAGATGCGCCGCGAGAAGGCAAAGTTGGCCTGATTTCCGGCGGTGGCAGCGGTCACGAACCATTGCATGCCGGATATGTTGGCTACGGAATGCTGGATGCTGCCGTCCCCGGTGCCATGTTCACATCCCCCACCCCCGATGCGATCATTCCCGCCACAATCGCGGCAAACGCGGGCGCCGGCGTGGTCCACATTGTGAAGAATTACACGGGCGACGTCCTGAACTTTGAAACCGCTGCTGAAATGGCCCAGGCCGAAGGCGTGGAGGTTCGGACCGTCCTGGTGAACGACGACGTCGCCGTGGAAGACTCGCTGTACACGGCCGGACGCCGAGGGGTTGCCGGAACCGTCTTGGTGGAAAAGATCGCAGGCGCAGCCGCCGAACGCGGAGACAATCTCGACGCCGTTGCTGCGATTGGCCAGCGAGTCAACGACAACGTACGCAGCATGGGCGTAGCCCTGTCAGCTTGCACGGTTCCCCACGCCGGAGTGCCTAGTTTTGAGCTTGCCGACGATGAGATCGAGATTGGGATCGGCATCCACGGCGAACCCGGCCGTCACAAGATCCCCATGGAAAGCGCCGACGGCATCACTGAACGGCTGCTTGAGCCGATCCTTGCAGACCTCAAACCCGTTGCAGGGGACAAGGTGCTCCTGTTCGTGAACGGCATGGGTGGGACCCCGGCCAGTGAGCTGTACATTGTTTACCGCCACGCGGCCAAGTTGCTTGCTGCCGCCGGAATAGCGGTTGAGCGAACACTTGTGGGCAACTACATCACGGCGCTTGAAATGCAGGGTTGCTCCATTTCGGTGCTTCGCCTGGACGATGAAATGACCGAGCTGTGGGACGCTCCCGTGAACACGCCGGCACTGCGATGGGGGATGTAA
- the dhaL gene encoding dihydroxyacetone kinase subunit DhaL: MGNPTLDVTWAVEWLRKSAAVVAENRMALIELDRVIGDGDHGENLDRGFTAILEKLDAEPPATPGAAFKLAAMALMSKVGGAAGPLYGTAFLRAATTLGDASELDAPALAAALGAARDGVVARGKAEVGEKTMIDAWTPAVDAAAAAAASGMGPAELLDAAATAAEAGAVSTDPLIARKGRASYLGERAIGHRDPGAASSALILRAAAQAAGVNA, from the coding sequence ATGGGAAACCCAACACTTGATGTCACCTGGGCAGTCGAGTGGCTGCGCAAGAGCGCGGCCGTGGTGGCTGAGAACCGGATGGCCCTGATCGAGCTGGACCGAGTCATTGGCGACGGCGACCACGGCGAGAACCTGGACCGCGGCTTCACAGCCATCCTCGAAAAGCTCGACGCCGAACCGCCCGCCACCCCGGGCGCCGCCTTCAAACTGGCCGCCATGGCACTTATGTCCAAGGTGGGCGGGGCTGCCGGACCCCTATATGGCACAGCGTTCCTGCGCGCCGCAACTACGCTTGGGGACGCGTCTGAACTTGATGCGCCCGCGCTTGCCGCTGCGTTGGGTGCTGCCAGGGACGGTGTGGTGGCCCGTGGCAAGGCAGAAGTAGGGGAGAAGACCATGATTGATGCCTGGACTCCAGCCGTTGACGCTGCTGCCGCAGCCGCCGCCTCGGGAATGGGCCCCGCCGAGTTGCTGGACGCCGCAGCCACGGCCGCCGAAGCCGGTGCGGTCTCCACAGATCCCCTCATTGCCAGGAAGGGCCGCGCAAGCTATTTGGGTGAGCGCGCCATCGGTCACCGGGACCCGGGTGCTGCCTCTTCAGCGCTCATCCTCCGCGCGGCAGCCCAGGCCGCGGGGGTGAACGCATGA
- the dhaM gene encoding dihydroxyacetone kinase phosphoryl donor subunit DhaM, with the protein MSVGLVIVSHSAQLAAGVVELAAQMAPNVVLIPAGGMDDGGIGTSLEKVMNALGLADTGDGAVVLTDLGSAVMTTDSALEFMGNPETIRLADAPLVEGAVAAAVAAQSGSSLEVVCKAAETALQTAAAVPAATAGSTGVEPVRGGDGETMTAVLTLINPMGLHARPAAVLAGELGALDVDIEINGVDAQSVMLLMTLGAGQGTELNVSATGPDAKRALDLVRSEVAAGFGEL; encoded by the coding sequence ATGAGCGTCGGACTTGTGATCGTCTCGCACAGCGCCCAGCTCGCCGCGGGCGTTGTTGAGTTGGCCGCCCAGATGGCCCCCAACGTTGTCCTGATTCCCGCCGGTGGCATGGACGACGGCGGGATCGGGACTTCGCTGGAAAAGGTCATGAACGCGCTCGGGCTGGCAGATACCGGAGACGGTGCCGTGGTGCTGACGGATCTTGGCTCGGCTGTCATGACCACCGACTCGGCACTTGAATTCATGGGCAACCCCGAGACCATCCGGCTTGCTGACGCACCCTTGGTGGAGGGCGCCGTGGCGGCGGCCGTTGCTGCCCAGTCCGGCTCATCGCTTGAGGTGGTCTGCAAGGCCGCAGAGACGGCACTGCAGACCGCGGCAGCTGTCCCAGCAGCGACTGCCGGGTCCACCGGCGTCGAGCCTGTGCGCGGCGGTGACGGGGAAACCATGACGGCAGTGCTCACCCTGATCAACCCCATGGGTCTGCACGCCAGGCCCGCCGCGGTTCTCGCGGGGGAATTGGGTGCCTTGGATGTGGACATTGAGATCAACGGGGTGGACGCGCAATCGGTCATGCTGCTGATGACCCTTGGCGCGGGGCAGGGCACTGAATTGAATGTGAGCGCAACGGGACCCGACGCCAAACGCGCCCTCGATTTGGTGCGCAGCGAAGTAGCGGCGGGCTTCGGCGAACTCTGA